The following are from one region of the Microbacterium sp. cx-55 genome:
- a CDS encoding YrdB family protein, giving the protein MEFVTDPRPAPSSAPLSTGGDGSAANELPAGTRRPLSAVEVLSFVCEIVAFIVLAVWGFVFWVFPWNIVAGIGTPVAAILLWALFVSPRAVFSVHPFVRAIVELLVYAGATAAFWAMGLTWVGVVYAVIAITVGAIAGRRRFT; this is encoded by the coding sequence ATGGAATTCGTGACCGATCCGCGCCCCGCTCCTTCCTCCGCCCCGCTCTCGACCGGCGGCGACGGGTCGGCGGCGAACGAATTGCCCGCGGGCACGCGCCGACCGCTCAGCGCGGTCGAGGTGCTCTCGTTCGTCTGCGAGATCGTCGCGTTCATCGTGCTCGCGGTGTGGGGCTTCGTCTTCTGGGTGTTCCCATGGAACATCGTCGCCGGCATCGGGACGCCCGTCGCCGCGATCCTGCTGTGGGCGCTCTTCGTGTCGCCGCGGGCCGTCTTCTCCGTGCACCCGTTCGTACGGGCGATCGTCGAGCTGCTCGTGTACGCCGGGGCGACCGCGGCGTTCTGGGCGATGGGCCTCACCTGGGTCGGCGTCGTCTACGCCGTCATCGCGATCACGGTCGGCGCCATCGCCGGCCGACGCCGCTTCACCTGA
- the glyA gene encoding serine hydroxymethyltransferase yields the protein MTDPLFTAPLAEVDPEIAQVLERELDRQRGYLEMIASENFVPVAVLQSQGSVLTNKYAEGYPGRRYYGGCEEVDVAEELAIERAKTLFGAGFANVQPHSGASANAAVLHAIARPGDTLLGLSLDHGGHLTHGMKLNFSGRLYDIVAYGVDAETSLIDMDEVHRLAVEHKPKVIIAGWSAYPRQLDFARFREIADEVGAYLWVDMAHFAGLVAAGVHPNPVPHAHVVSSTVHKTIGGPRSGFILSNDADIAKKINSAVFPGQQGGPLMHVIAAKATAFKLAGTPEFRERQERTIRGAQILAERLTQPDVAAAGITLRSGGTDVHLVLVDLRDAAIDGKQAEDLLHDIHITVNRNSVPNDPRPPMVTSGLRIGTPALATRGFGDAEFTEVAEVIAQALLPDADVEALRVRVAALTAAFPLYPGLQQ from the coding sequence ATGACCGACCCGCTCTTCACCGCCCCGCTCGCCGAGGTCGACCCCGAGATCGCCCAGGTGCTCGAGCGCGAACTCGACCGCCAGCGCGGCTACCTCGAGATGATCGCGTCCGAGAACTTCGTGCCCGTCGCCGTCCTGCAGTCGCAGGGGTCGGTGCTGACGAACAAGTACGCCGAGGGATACCCGGGTCGCCGGTACTACGGCGGCTGCGAAGAGGTCGACGTCGCCGAAGAACTCGCGATCGAGCGCGCCAAGACGCTGTTCGGTGCCGGGTTCGCGAACGTCCAGCCGCACTCCGGCGCCTCGGCCAACGCGGCCGTGCTGCACGCGATCGCCCGCCCCGGAGACACCCTCCTCGGCCTTTCGCTGGATCACGGCGGGCACCTGACCCACGGGATGAAGCTGAACTTCTCCGGGCGGCTCTACGACATCGTCGCCTACGGCGTCGACGCCGAGACCTCCCTCATCGACATGGACGAGGTGCACCGCCTCGCCGTGGAGCACAAGCCGAAGGTCATCATCGCCGGCTGGTCGGCCTACCCGCGTCAGCTCGACTTCGCGCGCTTCCGTGAGATCGCCGACGAGGTCGGCGCGTACCTGTGGGTCGACATGGCGCACTTCGCGGGCCTCGTCGCCGCGGGCGTGCACCCGAACCCGGTGCCGCACGCGCACGTCGTCTCGTCGACCGTGCACAAGACGATCGGCGGACCGCGCTCGGGCTTCATCCTGAGCAACGACGCCGACATCGCGAAGAAGATCAACTCGGCCGTCTTCCCCGGGCAGCAGGGCGGCCCGCTCATGCACGTCATCGCGGCGAAGGCCACGGCCTTCAAGCTCGCCGGCACCCCCGAGTTCCGCGAGCGCCAGGAGCGCACCATCCGCGGCGCGCAGATCCTCGCCGAGCGGCTCACGCAGCCCGACGTGGCGGCGGCGGGAATCACGCTCCGCTCCGGCGGAACCGACGTGCACCTCGTGCTCGTGGACCTGCGCGACGCGGCGATCGACGGCAAGCAGGCCGAAGACCTGCTGCACGATATCCACATCACGGTGAACCGCAACTCGGTGCCGAACGACCCCCGCCCGCCGATGGTGACGTCGGGGCTCCGGATCGGCACGCCCGCGCTCGCCACCCGCGGCTTCGGCGACGCCGAGTTCACCGAGGTCGCCGAGGTGATCGCGCAGGCGCTGCTTCCGGATGCGGACGTCGAGGCGCTGCGCGTGCGCGTCGCCGCCCTCACCGCCGCGTTCCCGCTGTACCCCGGCCTGCAGCAGTAA
- a CDS encoding PDR/VanB family oxidoreductase translates to MSYFSDVERDLIVTGRTDLADGVVAFDLASPNGRDLPAWTAGSHVDVILPAPNGAGGDPVERQYSLCSDPADRGTWRIAVLRERAGRGGSTRIHDEVSVGQRVRVRGPRNHFAFEPVAGTRYRFVAGGIGITAIRSMVTAAEAAGVDWHLDYAGRSRRTMAFVDELVTAFPDRMRVHAADEGARLSPAALAAEVGPDGVVYACGPARLLEALEEVFAERADEALHVERFEAKVFGAPVWTAPFEVELAASGDIVTVAPDQSILDAIRQQSPETIVLSSCRRGTCGTCEVPVLEGEVEHRDSVLTPLEQEHGDVMMICVSRAACPLIVLDL, encoded by the coding sequence GTGAGTTACTTCAGCGACGTCGAGCGCGATCTGATCGTGACCGGACGCACCGACCTGGCCGACGGCGTCGTCGCCTTCGACCTCGCCTCCCCGAACGGCCGCGACCTGCCGGCCTGGACGGCCGGATCCCATGTCGACGTGATCCTCCCCGCCCCGAACGGCGCCGGGGGCGACCCGGTCGAACGGCAGTACTCGCTCTGCAGCGACCCCGCAGACCGCGGGACGTGGCGGATCGCCGTGCTCCGCGAGCGGGCGGGCCGGGGCGGATCGACGCGCATCCACGACGAGGTGAGCGTCGGTCAGCGCGTGCGCGTCCGGGGCCCGCGCAACCACTTCGCCTTCGAACCGGTGGCAGGAACGCGGTACCGCTTCGTTGCGGGCGGGATCGGCATCACCGCGATCCGCAGCATGGTGACGGCGGCCGAGGCCGCGGGCGTCGACTGGCACCTCGACTACGCGGGCCGGTCACGTCGCACCATGGCGTTCGTGGACGAGCTCGTCACCGCATTCCCCGATCGGATGCGGGTGCACGCCGCCGACGAGGGCGCGCGCCTCTCCCCCGCCGCGCTCGCCGCCGAGGTCGGGCCGGACGGCGTCGTCTACGCCTGCGGACCGGCGCGTCTTCTCGAAGCGCTCGAGGAGGTCTTCGCCGAACGCGCCGACGAGGCACTGCACGTCGAACGGTTCGAGGCGAAGGTGTTCGGCGCTCCGGTGTGGACCGCGCCGTTCGAGGTGGAACTCGCCGCGAGCGGCGACATCGTGACCGTGGCGCCGGACCAGTCGATCCTCGACGCCATCCGGCAGCAGTCCCCCGAGACGATCGTGCTGTCCAGCTGCCGCCGCGGCACGTGCGGCACCTGCGAGGTACCGGTCCTCGAGGGTGAGGTCGAGCACCGGGACTCGGTGCTCACCCCCCTCGAGCAGGAGCACGGCGACGTCATGATGATCTGCGTCTCCCGGGCGGCGTGCCCGCTCATCGTGCTCGACCTCTGA
- a CDS encoding amidohydrolase family protein: MLTLTGADRILIDPQTERGGTLSVGPDGRIAAEPSADPDAVHLDVSGCVVTAGLVNAHHHLLQSGFRTLPDTRGAAMRDWLPAMAGAYAAAGIDASLTRATAAVGVAESLLSGVTTVADHQLNWPAPGESADPVAETVEIARAISAAAASLGARLVFVRGSARDDPALAAASADAIIDDLLPRGHVGGVTDDGMRQIAVGPAGVHSDGEATFRALGEVAARHGVRRRTQANEQVDTEIALARYGRRPLDLLEEWGWLAPDVTIAHLCDVTPDEIDRLAAAGVSATHAPGCDVPMGWGIAPVARLREAGLRVGLGTSGGGSNDAGHLLADARLAMQISGLVGPQLPARAVLGMATEDGAVGLGRADLGHLRVGARADICVWDVSGVADAGVADPVAGLLWASPGRRPRHVVVGGRVVVRDYRLVGHDEHAIVAALRARLQS, translated from the coding sequence ATGCTGACCCTCACCGGCGCCGACCGCATCCTGATCGATCCGCAGACGGAACGGGGCGGCACGCTGTCGGTCGGGCCCGACGGGCGCATCGCCGCCGAACCGTCCGCGGACCCGGATGCGGTCCACCTCGACGTGAGTGGCTGCGTCGTCACCGCGGGGCTCGTCAATGCGCACCATCACCTGCTGCAGAGCGGGTTCCGAACCCTTCCCGACACGCGGGGCGCCGCGATGCGCGACTGGTTGCCGGCGATGGCAGGGGCATATGCCGCAGCCGGCATCGACGCATCGCTGACCCGTGCGACGGCCGCCGTGGGGGTCGCGGAGTCGCTGCTCTCCGGCGTCACGACGGTGGCCGACCACCAGCTGAACTGGCCCGCACCGGGCGAATCTGCAGACCCTGTGGCGGAGACGGTCGAGATCGCGCGGGCGATCTCCGCGGCGGCCGCGTCGCTGGGGGCACGGCTGGTCTTCGTCCGCGGGTCGGCGCGCGATGACCCCGCACTCGCCGCGGCCAGCGCGGACGCGATCATCGACGACCTGCTGCCCCGCGGCCATGTCGGCGGCGTCACGGACGACGGGATGCGGCAGATCGCCGTCGGGCCCGCGGGCGTGCACTCGGACGGCGAGGCGACCTTCCGAGCGCTCGGCGAGGTGGCCGCCCGTCACGGTGTGCGCCGACGCACCCAGGCCAACGAGCAGGTGGACACCGAGATCGCTCTGGCGCGGTACGGCCGGCGACCGCTCGACCTGCTCGAGGAATGGGGGTGGCTCGCGCCCGACGTCACGATCGCGCACCTCTGCGACGTCACCCCGGACGAGATCGACCGGCTCGCCGCGGCGGGGGTGAGTGCGACGCACGCCCCCGGATGCGACGTGCCGATGGGATGGGGCATCGCTCCGGTGGCCCGGCTGCGCGAGGCGGGCCTCCGCGTCGGGTTGGGCACATCGGGCGGCGGCTCGAACGACGCCGGACACCTGCTGGCGGACGCGCGTCTCGCGATGCAGATCTCGGGCCTCGTCGGCCCGCAGCTCCCCGCCCGCGCGGTGCTCGGGATGGCGACGGAGGATGGCGCCGTCGGGCTCGGTCGCGCCGACCTCGGGCACCTCCGGGTCGGGGCCCGCGCCGACATCTGCGTCTGGGATGTCTCCGGGGTCGCGGATGCGGGCGTCGCCGACCCGGTCGCGGGGCTTCTCTGGGCCTCGCCCGGCCGTCGTCCCCGGCACGTGGTGGTGGGCGGCCGCGTGGTCGTCCGGGACTATCGCCTCGTCGGCCACGACGAACACGCCATCGTCGCGGCGCTCCGCGCGCGCCTGCAGAGCTGA
- a CDS encoding bifunctional methylenetetrahydrofolate dehydrogenase/methenyltetrahydrofolate cyclohydrolase, with product MTAQKLDGKATAAAIKEELRVRVAALAEKGVTPGIATVLVGADPASQLYVGMKHRQSEAIGMNSIQRELPADATQEQVEALIDELNADPTCHGYIVQLPLPKHLDTDAILERIDPAKDADGLHPTNLGRLVLNVNAPITSPLPCTPRGVIELLRRNGYDLGGKHVVVVGRGVTIGRSIGLLLTRRDVNATVTLTHTGTEDMSQYLRQADVIVAAAGVKHLVRAQDVKPGAAVLDVGVTREDDPESGTQKVYGDVDPDVAEVAGWLSPNPGGVGPMTVALLMLNVVEAAERAAS from the coding sequence ATGACCGCTCAGAAGCTCGACGGAAAAGCGACCGCCGCGGCGATCAAGGAGGAGCTCCGCGTCCGCGTGGCTGCGCTCGCCGAGAAGGGCGTCACGCCCGGAATCGCGACCGTGCTCGTGGGCGCCGATCCGGCCTCCCAGCTCTACGTCGGTATGAAGCACCGCCAGTCCGAGGCGATCGGGATGAACTCGATCCAGCGCGAGCTGCCCGCCGACGCGACGCAGGAGCAGGTCGAAGCGCTCATCGACGAGCTGAACGCCGATCCGACCTGCCACGGCTACATCGTGCAGCTCCCGCTCCCGAAGCATCTCGACACCGACGCGATCCTCGAGCGGATCGACCCGGCGAAGGATGCGGACGGCCTGCACCCGACGAACCTCGGCCGGCTCGTGCTGAATGTAAACGCGCCGATCACCTCGCCGCTGCCGTGCACGCCCCGCGGTGTCATCGAACTGCTGCGCCGCAACGGCTACGACCTCGGCGGAAAACACGTCGTGGTCGTCGGTCGCGGCGTCACGATCGGCCGGTCGATCGGGCTGCTGCTCACGCGTCGCGACGTGAACGCCACCGTGACGCTCACGCATACCGGCACCGAGGACATGTCGCAGTACCTCCGGCAGGCCGACGTCATCGTCGCGGCGGCGGGCGTGAAGCACCTCGTGCGGGCCCAGGACGTGAAGCCGGGCGCCGCGGTGCTGGACGTCGGCGTCACGCGCGAGGACGACCCCGAGTCGGGGACGCAGAAGGTCTACGGCGACGTGGATCCGGATGTGGCCGAGGTCGCCGGGTGGCTCTCGCCCAACCCCGGCGGCGTCGGGCCGATGACCGTGGCCCTGCTCATGCTCAACGTCGTCGAGGCCGCGGAGCGCGCCGCATCCTGA
- a CDS encoding ABC transporter ATP-binding protein, translating to MSATLTSPTLRLDDVTKDFTTGTRALTGVSLTVSRGEFVSVVGPSGCGKSTLLRLASGLETITHGTLDVDAAVTSFVFQDPTLLEWRSAQKNVELVGELAGTGAAERARRAREVLDLVGLGGFEKQHPRQLSGGMRMRVSIARALVAEPQLALFDEPFGALDEITRLKMQTELQRIFQLKQFAAMFITHSISEAVYLSSRVLVMSGRPGRIVDDIELPWSYPRPPELRYEPEFGRIAGHISALLEEHS from the coding sequence ATGAGCGCGACGCTCACCTCGCCCACGTTGCGTCTGGACGACGTCACGAAGGACTTCACCACCGGCACGCGCGCGCTGACCGGGGTCTCGCTGACGGTCTCCCGGGGCGAGTTCGTCTCGGTCGTCGGGCCCTCCGGATGCGGAAAGTCGACCCTCCTGCGCCTGGCATCGGGTCTGGAGACGATCACGCACGGGACGCTCGACGTCGACGCGGCCGTGACGAGCTTCGTCTTCCAGGACCCGACCCTGCTGGAGTGGCGGAGCGCCCAGAAGAACGTCGAACTCGTCGGCGAGCTCGCCGGCACCGGCGCCGCCGAGCGCGCCCGCCGTGCCCGCGAGGTGCTCGACCTGGTCGGACTCGGCGGGTTCGAGAAGCAGCATCCGCGTCAGCTCTCCGGCGGAATGCGGATGCGGGTGTCCATCGCCCGGGCGCTCGTCGCCGAGCCGCAGCTCGCGCTCTTCGACGAACCCTTCGGTGCCCTCGACGAGATCACCCGGCTGAAGATGCAGACCGAGCTGCAGCGCATCTTCCAGCTCAAGCAGTTCGCCGCGATGTTCATCACGCACTCGATCTCGGAGGCCGTCTACCTCTCCAGCCGGGTGCTCGTGATGAGCGGTCGGCCGGGCCGCATCGTCGACGACATCGAACTGCCCTGGTCGTACCCGCGACCGCCCGAACTGCGTTACGAGCCCGAGTTCGGCCGGATCGCCGGACACATCTCAGCCCTGCTGGAGGAGCACTCGTGA
- a CDS encoding amidohydrolase family protein: MSIHPEDLEAGQQVARLDGVTLPDGTTATVHITDGALTDGRQDGAPTGRVSAGTDADGTEWLLLPPAADLHAHIDKAYTWSLAGEPEGSLEDAVACWREFGATLSEEQIAAHARRQLDAALRAGVTTIRTHVNYHEGADPLRGIRAVLAAREDYRGLVDVQVVAMHGQIHDDGLVRDALALGVDLVGAAPHLSDDPRGEIDRAAAFAEAAGIGIDLHTDETLNPDSLDLIDLAERTRHWPRAMTRSAGHCVSLAVQPPDRLAAALDAAAEAGVSIIVNPLTNLYLQGWQHPVSMPRAIPPLRAILDAGVALAAGGDNVQDPFNPLGNGDMVDVAASLVIAGHLTPRTAWDVVTAGRSLAGLPRATGAVGDPADFVLVRSASVAAALAERAPDRVVVRAGRVVATRRTHTTTVPVPAHAAPPERPGIPERQRKAVQA, translated from the coding sequence GTGAGCATCCATCCCGAGGATCTCGAAGCCGGTCAGCAGGTGGCGCGCCTGGACGGCGTGACCCTGCCCGACGGCACGACCGCGACGGTGCACATCACCGACGGCGCCCTGACCGACGGGCGCCAGGATGGCGCTCCGACCGGGCGCGTCAGCGCGGGGACGGATGCGGACGGCACCGAGTGGCTGCTGCTGCCGCCCGCCGCCGACCTGCACGCGCACATCGACAAGGCGTATACGTGGAGCCTCGCGGGTGAACCCGAAGGATCGCTCGAGGATGCCGTCGCGTGCTGGCGCGAATTCGGGGCGACGCTCTCGGAGGAGCAGATCGCCGCGCACGCGCGGCGGCAGCTGGATGCCGCCCTCCGGGCCGGCGTCACCACGATCCGCACCCACGTGAACTACCACGAAGGGGCCGACCCGCTACGAGGCATCCGGGCGGTGCTCGCCGCGCGCGAGGACTACCGCGGGCTGGTCGACGTGCAGGTGGTCGCGATGCACGGGCAGATCCACGACGACGGTCTCGTCCGCGACGCCCTCGCCCTCGGGGTCGATCTCGTCGGCGCCGCACCTCACCTCAGCGACGACCCGCGCGGAGAGATCGACCGGGCGGCCGCCTTCGCGGAGGCCGCCGGGATCGGCATCGACCTGCACACCGACGAGACCCTGAACCCCGACTCGCTCGACCTCATCGATCTCGCCGAGCGCACGCGGCACTGGCCGCGGGCGATGACCCGGTCGGCGGGCCACTGTGTGAGCCTCGCGGTCCAGCCGCCGGACCGGCTCGCAGCGGCCCTCGACGCGGCCGCGGAGGCCGGGGTCAGCATCATCGTCAACCCGCTCACCAACCTCTACCTGCAGGGGTGGCAGCATCCGGTCTCGATGCCGCGGGCGATTCCTCCGCTGCGGGCGATCCTCGACGCGGGCGTGGCGCTCGCCGCCGGCGGCGACAACGTGCAGGATCCCTTCAATCCGCTCGGCAACGGAGACATGGTCGACGTCGCCGCATCCCTCGTGATCGCCGGTCACCTCACCCCGCGGACCGCGTGGGACGTCGTGACGGCGGGGCGTTCCCTCGCGGGCCTGCCGCGCGCGACGGGAGCCGTCGGCGACCCGGCCGATTTCGTGCTGGTGCGCTCCGCATCGGTCGCGGCGGCGCTCGCGGAGCGCGCGCCCGATCGGGTCGTCGTCCGCGCCGGCCGCGTCGTGGCGACGCGCCGCACGCACACGACGACCGTGCCCGTCCCGGCGCACGCCGCGCCCCCCGAGAGGCCCGGAATACCCGAGCGACAGAGAAAGGCGGTGCAGGCATGA
- a CDS encoding beta-N-acetylhexosaminidase, translating into MVLGVVPFPRSLSTRAGAFALSPEVVLTGDAEAASVIADLVLARTGVRLRVAVAVAAAAASGRTIAVRRTGTGAPEGYRLRVDPGGVALESPDAAGLFYGAQTLVQLLSHNDAGGWDLPAADISDAPRFAHRGMMLDVARHFFPVPVVERLIDRIAALKLNVLHLHLSDDQGWRLALQSRPALAHRGSQTSALGDPGGHFTRADYAHLVAYAAARHVRVVPEIDLPGHTHAVGLAYPELVEPPVISASVAETAATFGGGIPTPGEPYTGFAVGFSSLRICDEATYEFLADVLGEIAALTPGPLLHIGGDEALGTSAEDYAYFLTRATEIVAGLGKTPVAWHEAGRVARIAPGTIGQYWGFVTPIDGADEDARGFIAGGGRLILSPADAIYLDMKPDAQSALGLEWANGPTSLEAAYSWEPTRVIAGASDRDILGVEAALWTETLATEADIEAMVYPRIAAAAEIAWSAADGPERTWPAFRERVAVLAELWADAGIRAGRIASPPPVAGAEAAAESESAAADSDPAGSASPAESAAGSAS; encoded by the coding sequence ATGGTGCTCGGCGTGGTCCCCTTCCCGCGGTCGCTGAGCACGCGCGCGGGCGCGTTCGCCCTGTCGCCCGAGGTCGTTCTCACCGGCGATGCGGAGGCCGCATCCGTCATCGCGGATCTCGTCCTCGCCCGCACCGGCGTACGCCTGCGCGTCGCCGTCGCCGTCGCCGCCGCCGCCGCGTCCGGACGCACGATCGCTGTGCGCCGCACCGGCACCGGGGCGCCGGAGGGTTATCGGCTCCGGGTCGATCCCGGTGGTGTCGCGCTCGAGTCCCCGGATGCGGCCGGCCTCTTCTACGGCGCCCAGACGCTCGTGCAGCTGCTCTCTCACAACGATGCGGGCGGATGGGATCTGCCCGCGGCCGACATCAGCGACGCTCCGCGGTTCGCGCACCGCGGGATGATGCTGGACGTCGCCCGCCATTTCTTCCCCGTCCCCGTCGTCGAACGCCTGATCGATCGCATCGCGGCGCTGAAGCTCAACGTGCTGCACCTGCATCTGAGCGACGATCAGGGATGGCGCCTCGCGCTGCAGTCCCGGCCCGCGCTCGCTCATCGCGGGTCGCAGACGTCGGCGCTCGGCGATCCGGGCGGGCACTTCACGCGCGCCGACTACGCGCACCTCGTCGCCTACGCGGCGGCGCGGCACGTGCGCGTGGTTCCCGAGATCGATCTTCCGGGGCACACGCACGCGGTCGGTCTCGCCTACCCCGAGCTGGTCGAGCCGCCGGTGATCTCGGCCTCCGTCGCCGAGACGGCCGCGACGTTCGGGGGCGGCATCCCGACGCCGGGTGAGCCGTACACGGGCTTCGCGGTCGGGTTCTCGTCGCTCCGCATCTGCGATGAGGCGACCTACGAGTTCCTCGCGGATGTGCTGGGCGAGATCGCCGCGCTCACCCCCGGCCCCCTCCTGCACATCGGCGGAGACGAGGCCCTCGGCACGTCCGCCGAGGACTACGCGTATTTCCTCACTCGGGCGACCGAGATCGTGGCGGGGCTCGGAAAGACCCCGGTCGCCTGGCACGAGGCGGGTCGCGTCGCGAGGATCGCGCCCGGAACGATCGGGCAGTACTGGGGCTTCGTCACGCCGATCGACGGCGCGGACGAGGATGCCCGCGGGTTCATCGCCGGCGGCGGTCGCCTCATCCTCTCCCCCGCCGATGCGATCTACCTCGACATGAAACCCGACGCGCAGTCCGCCCTCGGGCTCGAGTGGGCGAACGGTCCGACGAGCCTCGAAGCGGCGTATTCGTGGGAGCCGACGCGTGTCATCGCCGGGGCATCGGACCGCGACATCCTCGGCGTCGAAGCGGCGCTGTGGACCGAGACCCTCGCGACCGAGGCCGACATCGAAGCCATGGTCTACCCGCGGATCGCCGCGGCGGCCGAGATCGCGTGGTCGGCGGCCGACGGCCCCGAGCGCACCTGGCCCGCGTTCCGGGAACGGGTGGCCGTACTCGCTGAGCTGTGGGCGGATGCGGGCATCCGCGCCGGCCGCATCGCGTCACCGCCGCCCGTCGCAGGAGCCGAGGCCGCAGCCGAGTCCGAATCCGCGGCGGCCGACTCCGATCCCGCCGGGTCCGCGTCCCCCGCCGAATCCGCAGCGGGGTCCGCGTCGTGA
- the nagA gene encoding N-acetylglucosamine-6-phosphate deacetylase, which translates to MTLIVHSARVVDDGVVTENGWVHVTEGRVTASGTGDSWRASVSPETTIVDAAARAGAGAVLTAGFIDLHGHGGGGRANDDGVDAIRTARALHRAHGTTRAVISLVTAPLPDLAARVRLVADLTRTDADVLGSHLEGPFLDPGHRGAHDGDLLRAPAPDALDRLLDAGTGTIRQVTLAPELAGGLDAVRRVVEHGAAAAIGHTAADAATAAAAFDAGATILTHAFNAMPGLHHRSPGPVGAALADDRITLEVIADGVHLHPIIVRMLCATAPGRIALVTDAMAAAGAPEGDYLLGGLDVTVRGGEVRIAGTDTIAGSTLTQDAALRVAVGAGVPLAVAVQALTTTPARAIGRADLGRLVPGALGDLVLLSDDLRVHGVWTAGVPDRGAASRS; encoded by the coding sequence GTGACCCTCATCGTCCATTCGGCGCGCGTCGTCGACGACGGCGTCGTGACCGAGAACGGCTGGGTGCACGTCACCGAGGGGCGGGTGACCGCATCCGGAACCGGGGACTCGTGGCGAGCATCCGTGTCGCCCGAGACGACGATCGTGGACGCCGCGGCGCGGGCCGGCGCGGGCGCCGTGCTGACGGCCGGATTCATCGACCTGCACGGCCACGGCGGCGGGGGCCGCGCCAACGACGACGGCGTGGACGCCATCCGCACCGCGCGTGCCCTGCACCGCGCGCACGGCACGACGCGCGCGGTGATCTCGCTCGTAACGGCGCCGCTTCCCGACCTCGCCGCACGCGTCCGCCTGGTCGCGGACCTCACCCGCACCGACGCCGATGTGCTCGGCTCGCATCTCGAGGGCCCGTTCCTCGACCCGGGCCACCGCGGTGCGCACGACGGCGACCTGCTGCGCGCGCCCGCCCCCGATGCGCTCGATCGTCTGCTGGATGCGGGGACCGGCACGATCCGCCAGGTGACGCTCGCGCCCGAGCTCGCCGGCGGGCTCGACGCGGTGCGCCGGGTGGTCGAGCACGGGGCGGCCGCGGCCATCGGTCATACGGCGGCCGACGCCGCCACCGCCGCGGCCGCGTTCGATGCCGGGGCGACGATCCTCACGCACGCCTTCAACGCGATGCCGGGGCTCCATCACCGCAGCCCCGGGCCGGTGGGCGCCGCCCTCGCCGACGACCGGATCACGCTCGAGGTCATCGCCGACGGCGTGCACCTGCATCCGATCATCGTGCGGATGCTGTGCGCCACGGCCCCCGGCCGCATCGCGCTCGTGACCGACGCCATGGCGGCGGCGGGCGCGCCCGAGGGCGACTATCTGCTCGGCGGCCTCGACGTCACGGTGCGCGGCGGTGAGGTGCGGATCGCGGGCACCGACACCATCGCGGGCTCGACCCTGACCCAGGACGCCGCACTCCGGGTCGCGGTGGGAGCGGGTGTTCCGCTGGCCGTCGCGGTGCAGGCCCTGACGACGACCCCGGCGCGGGCGATCGGTCGCGCGGACCTCGGGCGGCTCGTCCCGGGCGCCCTCGGCGATCTCGTGCTGTTGTCGGACGACCTGCGCGTGCACGGGGTCTGGACCGCCGGCGTCCCGGATCGGGGAGCCGCGTCGCGCTCGTAG
- a CDS encoding glucosamine-6-phosphate deaminase yields the protein MAEVVIVESEAEAGALVADEIARRVAARPDAVLGLATGSTPLPVYEALTSRLAGVDVSQVRGFALDEYVGLDPQHPESYRSVIHREVVVPLGLDADRVQVPDGRLAGIETAGDEYERAIRAAGGVDLQILGIGTDGHIAFNEPGSSFASLTRVKTLTAQTRADNARFFAHPDDVPRHCITQGLGTILRAGHLVLLAFGQGKADAVAGAVEGSLTAMLPGSAIQLHPHATVIVDAAAASRLRLADYYRAAWRDKPDWQGL from the coding sequence ATGGCTGAGGTCGTCATCGTGGAGTCCGAGGCGGAGGCGGGGGCGCTCGTCGCCGACGAGATCGCCCGCCGGGTCGCCGCGCGGCCCGACGCCGTGCTCGGACTGGCGACCGGGTCCACCCCGCTCCCCGTGTACGAGGCGCTGACCTCCCGTCTGGCGGGTGTCGATGTTTCGCAGGTGCGCGGCTTCGCGCTCGACGAGTACGTCGGCCTCGACCCGCAGCATCCGGAGAGCTACCGTTCCGTCATCCACCGAGAGGTCGTGGTCCCGCTCGGCCTCGACGCGGATCGGGTGCAGGTGCCCGATGGGCGGCTCGCCGGGATCGAGACGGCGGGCGACGAGTACGAACGGGCGATTCGGGCCGCGGGAGGGGTGGACCTGCAGATCCTCGGGATCGGCACCGACGGCCACATCGCCTTCAACGAGCCCGGCTCGTCGTTCGCGTCGCTCACGCGGGTGAAGACCCTGACGGCGCAGACCCGCGCCGACAACGCGCGCTTCTTCGCCCACCCGGACGACGTGCCCCGCCACTGCATCACGCAGGGGCTCGGCACGATCCTGCGCGCAGGACACCTCGTGCTGCTCGCGTTCGGGCAGGGGAAAGCGGATGCGGTCGCCGGCGCGGTCGAGGGGTCCCTCACGGCGATGCTGCCCGGGTCGGCGATTCAGCTGCATCCGCACGCGACGGTCATCGTCGACGCCGCGGCGGCGTCGCGGCTGCGCCTCGCGGACTACTACCGTGCGGCGTGGCGCGACAAGCCGGACTGGCAAGGGCTCTGA